Proteins encoded together in one Mycobacterium noviomagense window:
- the fdxA gene encoding ferredoxin, with translation MTYTIAEPCVDIKDKACIEECPVDCIYEGARMLYIHPDECVDCGACEPVCPVEAIYYEDDVPEQWAQYTQINADFFAELGSPGGAAKVGMTENDPQVVKDLPPQGEGD, from the coding sequence GTGACCTACACGATCGCCGAACCCTGCGTCGACATCAAAGACAAGGCATGCATAGAGGAGTGCCCGGTCGACTGCATCTACGAGGGCGCTCGGATGCTGTACATCCACCCCGACGAATGCGTCGACTGCGGGGCGTGCGAGCCGGTCTGCCCCGTCGAGGCGATCTACTACGAAGACGACGTGCCTGAGCAGTGGGCGCAGTACACGCAGATCAACGCCGACTTCTTCGCCGAACTCGGGTCGCCGGGAGGCGCGGCGAAAGTCGGTATGACGGAAAACGACCCGCAGGTGGTCAAGGATCTGCCGCCGCAAGGCGAGGGCGACTGA
- the mshB gene encoding N-acetyl-1-D-myo-inositol-2-amino-2-deoxy-alpha-D-glucopyranoside deacetylase, translated as MPSHETPRLLFVHAHPDDESLTTGATIAHYTARGAQVQVVTCTLGEEGEVMGDQWAQLSVDHADQLGGYRIGELTAALHALGVGAPSYLGGAGRWRDSGMAGTAPRRQQKFVDADERDVVGALVSVIRELRPHVVVTYDPNGGYGHPDHIRAHAVTTAAVAAADTADYPGEPWTVPKMYWTVIAASAFSAGWRALRRDDLQPHWVIPTGDSDIGEFGYPDERIDAVIEAPDALPAKVAALSAHATQVVVGPTGRACALSNNLALPILAEEHYILVAGTGGERDERGWETDLLAGLDLCPSSPR; from the coding sequence ATGCCGTCCCACGAGACGCCGCGGCTGCTGTTCGTGCACGCCCATCCCGACGACGAAAGCCTCACCACAGGCGCCACCATCGCGCATTACACCGCTCGCGGTGCCCAAGTGCAGGTCGTCACCTGCACACTCGGCGAGGAGGGCGAAGTCATGGGCGACCAGTGGGCGCAGCTGTCCGTCGACCACGCCGATCAACTCGGCGGCTACCGCATCGGCGAACTCACCGCCGCGTTGCACGCCCTCGGTGTAGGGGCACCGAGCTACCTCGGGGGCGCAGGTCGCTGGCGCGATTCCGGCATGGCTGGCACCGCGCCGCGGCGCCAGCAGAAGTTCGTCGACGCCGACGAGCGCGACGTTGTCGGTGCACTGGTGTCGGTAATCCGGGAGCTACGTCCCCACGTCGTCGTGACCTATGACCCCAACGGGGGATACGGACACCCGGATCACATCCGCGCCCATGCCGTCACCACAGCGGCGGTCGCAGCCGCCGACACCGCGGACTACCCGGGCGAGCCGTGGACCGTACCGAAGATGTACTGGACCGTCATCGCTGCGAGCGCCTTCTCCGCGGGCTGGCGCGCACTGCGTCGCGACGATTTACAGCCCCACTGGGTAATCCCCACCGGCGACAGCGACATCGGCGAGTTCGGCTACCCGGACGAGCGGATCGACGCCGTCATCGAGGCACCCGATGCGCTACCCGCCAAGGTTGCGGCGCTGTCCGCGCACGCCACCCAGGTCGTCGTCGGACCCACCGGGCGCGCGTGCGCGTTGTCGAACAACCTGGCGCTGCCGATCCTGGCGGAGGAGCACTACATCCTGGTCGCCGGGACCGGGGGAGAGCGCGACGAGCGCGGCTGGGAGACCGACCTGCTCGCCGGACTCGACTTGTGCCCATCCTCCCCGCGGTAG
- a CDS encoding bifunctional FO biosynthesis protein CofGH, translated as MALNPQRSADLPIPAVPGKSAAVSASALRRVLRRARDGVTLNVDEAALAMTARGDDLADLCRSAARVRDAGLESAGRRGATGRLPVTYSRKVFIPVTRLCRDTCHYCTFVTVPGKLRAQGAGMYLEADEIVDIARRGAELGCKEALFTLGDRPEQRWPEARQWLEERGYDSTLSYVRAMAIRVLEETGLLPHLNPGVMSWSEMSRLKPVAPSMGMMLETTSRRLFETKGMAHYGSPDKDPVVRLRVLTDAGRLSIPFTTGLLVGIGETLHERAETFHAIRKVHKEFGHIQEVIVQNFRAKEHTAMASVPDAGFEDFVATVAVARLVLGPGMRIQAPPNLVSREECLALIGAGVDDWGGVSPLTPDHVNPERPWPALDELSAVTTEAGYDLVQRLTAQPKYVQAGAAWIDPRVRRHVMALADPATGLARDVNPVGMVWQEPDDVASAGRVDLHSAIDVEGRNTEARSDLDSAFGDWDSIRAQVHALAARAPERIDTDVLAALRSAERDPAGCSDEQYLALATADGPALEAVAVLADSLRRDAVGDDVTFVVNRNINFTNICYTGCRFCAFAQRKGDPDAYSLSVGEVADRAWEAYVQGATEVCMQGGIDPELPVTGYADLVRAVKARVPSMHVHAFSPMEIANGVTKSGLSIREWLTSLRAAGLDTIPGTAAEILDDEVRWVLTKGKLPTSMWIEIVTTAHEVGLRSSSTMMYGHVDSPRHWVAHLNVLRDIQDRTGGFTEFVPLPFVHQNSPLYLAGASRPGPSHRDNRAVHALARIMLHGRISHIQTSWVKLGVQGTQVMLNGGANDLGGTLMEETISRMAGSEHGSAKTVAELVAIADGIGRPARQRTTTYSLLAA; from the coding sequence GTGGCCCTGAACCCGCAACGCAGCGCCGACCTACCCATCCCCGCCGTTCCGGGGAAATCCGCTGCCGTTAGCGCCAGCGCGCTGCGGCGTGTGTTGCGGCGTGCTCGCGACGGGGTGACGCTCAACGTCGACGAGGCCGCCCTGGCGATGACGGCCCGGGGCGATGACCTGGCTGATTTGTGCCGCAGCGCGGCGCGGGTGCGCGACGCCGGACTGGAATCGGCCGGACGGCGCGGCGCCACCGGCCGGTTGCCGGTCACGTATTCACGCAAGGTGTTCATCCCGGTCACCCGGCTGTGCCGCGACACCTGCCACTACTGCACGTTCGTCACCGTGCCCGGCAAGCTGCGCGCGCAAGGGGCGGGCATGTATCTGGAAGCCGACGAGATCGTCGACATCGCCCGTCGGGGCGCTGAACTCGGTTGCAAGGAAGCACTGTTCACGCTCGGCGACCGACCCGAGCAGCGCTGGCCTGAGGCCCGCCAGTGGCTGGAAGAACGCGGTTACGACTCGACCCTGTCCTACGTGCGGGCGATGGCGATCCGGGTGCTGGAGGAGACCGGCCTGCTGCCGCACCTGAACCCCGGGGTGATGAGTTGGTCGGAGATGTCGCGGCTCAAGCCGGTGGCGCCCTCGATGGGCATGATGCTGGAGACCACATCGCGGCGGCTGTTTGAAACCAAGGGCATGGCCCACTACGGCAGCCCCGACAAAGATCCGGTGGTTCGGCTGCGGGTGCTGACCGATGCGGGGCGGCTGTCGATTCCGTTCACGACCGGGCTGCTCGTCGGCATCGGTGAGACGCTGCACGAGCGCGCCGAGACATTCCATGCGATCCGCAAGGTGCACAAGGAGTTCGGCCACATCCAGGAAGTGATCGTGCAGAACTTCCGGGCCAAGGAGCACACCGCGATGGCCTCGGTGCCCGACGCGGGCTTCGAGGATTTCGTGGCGACCGTGGCGGTGGCGCGGTTGGTGCTCGGTCCCGGTATGCGTATCCAGGCGCCGCCGAACCTGGTGTCCCGCGAGGAATGTCTGGCGCTGATCGGAGCCGGTGTCGACGACTGGGGCGGCGTCTCACCGCTGACGCCCGACCACGTCAACCCCGAACGGCCTTGGCCCGCTTTGGATGAACTGTCGGCCGTCACCACCGAAGCCGGATACGACCTGGTGCAGCGGCTGACCGCGCAGCCTAAATACGTGCAGGCCGGAGCGGCGTGGATCGACCCGCGGGTGCGGCGGCATGTCATGGCGCTGGCGGATCCGGCGACCGGCCTGGCCCGCGACGTGAACCCGGTAGGGATGGTGTGGCAAGAGCCCGACGACGTGGCGTCGGCGGGACGGGTGGACTTGCATTCGGCGATCGACGTCGAGGGGCGCAACACTGAGGCCCGCAGCGATCTGGACAGCGCGTTCGGCGATTGGGACTCCATCCGCGCGCAGGTGCATGCGTTGGCCGCGCGCGCACCCGAACGGATCGACACCGACGTGCTGGCCGCCCTGCGCTCGGCCGAACGCGATCCCGCCGGCTGCTCCGACGAGCAGTATTTGGCGCTGGCCACCGCCGACGGGCCGGCGTTGGAAGCTGTTGCGGTGCTGGCTGATTCGCTGCGCCGCGATGCTGTCGGCGACGACGTGACATTCGTGGTGAACCGCAATATCAACTTCACCAACATCTGCTATACCGGTTGCCGGTTCTGCGCGTTCGCGCAGCGCAAGGGCGACCCGGACGCGTACTCGCTGTCGGTCGGCGAGGTGGCCGACCGCGCGTGGGAGGCGTATGTCCAAGGCGCCACCGAGGTGTGTATGCAGGGCGGTATCGACCCCGAGCTGCCGGTCACCGGATACGCCGATCTGGTTCGCGCGGTCAAGGCGCGGGTGCCGTCGATGCACGTGCACGCGTTCTCCCCGATGGAGATCGCCAACGGAGTCACCAAGAGCGGCTTGAGCATTCGCGAATGGTTGACCAGCCTGCGTGCGGCTGGACTGGACACGATCCCCGGCACCGCGGCCGAGATTTTGGACGACGAGGTCCGCTGGGTGCTGACCAAGGGCAAGTTGCCGACGTCGATGTGGATCGAGATCGTCACGACCGCCCACGAGGTCGGTCTGCGGTCCAGCTCGACGATGATGTACGGCCACGTCGACAGCCCACGGCACTGGGTGGCCCATCTCAACGTGCTGCGCGACATCCAGGACCGCACCGGGGGTTTCACCGAGTTCGTCCCGCTGCCGTTCGTCCACCAGAACTCGCCGCTGTATCTGGCCGGCGCGTCGCGGCCCGGGCCCAGCCATCGCGACAACCGCGCCGTGCACGCGCTGGCACGGATCATGTTGCACGGCCGCATTTCTCATATCCAGACCAGCTGGGTCAAGCTCGGCGTGCAGGGCACCCAGGTGATGCTTAACGGCGGGGCCAACGACCTGGGCGGCACGTTGATGGAGGAAACCATCTCTCGGATGGCCGGCTCCGAACACGGATCCGCCAAGACCGTCGCTGAACTGGTCGCGATCGCCGACGGCATCGGCCGGCCGGCGCGTCAACGGACCACCACCTACTCACTGTTGGCGGCGTGA
- a CDS encoding maleylpyruvate isomerase N-terminal domain-containing protein translates to MNRNVDTDRFLEWQPFLDAVRQRRPDAGTWCEAWTVRDIVIHQAGNAEELARVLGAHLEGERVDTRSFEEREGPLRAMNDSDLWDALHDRMARLNEVAEAADGIPADADVAWTGRTMKVPWFAEHMREECVLHTWDITGDDAAAQARLAERWMTTHSVIAVGKPLLRKGAELLDAGERIEARLRVPGADDLIVAAENGSVRIELTEPDGPATLETDAAARVLLLWGRRPADPSRICSSVGPETLGRVRRLLSGY, encoded by the coding sequence ATGAACCGAAACGTCGACACCGACCGGTTTCTGGAGTGGCAGCCGTTTCTGGACGCGGTGCGGCAACGCCGACCTGATGCCGGCACGTGGTGTGAGGCCTGGACGGTGCGCGACATCGTCATCCACCAAGCCGGCAACGCCGAAGAACTAGCCCGAGTGCTGGGCGCGCACCTCGAAGGCGAACGCGTCGACACGCGCAGCTTCGAGGAGCGCGAAGGCCCGCTGCGCGCCATGAACGACTCGGATCTGTGGGACGCCCTGCACGACAGAATGGCCAGACTCAACGAGGTCGCCGAAGCAGCCGACGGTATTCCCGCCGATGCCGACGTCGCCTGGACCGGGCGCACCATGAAGGTGCCGTGGTTCGCCGAGCACATGCGCGAAGAATGCGTCTTGCACACCTGGGACATCACCGGAGACGACGCAGCGGCACAAGCCCGGCTGGCGGAACGCTGGATGACGACCCACAGTGTGATCGCGGTGGGAAAACCGCTGCTGAGGAAGGGCGCCGAGCTGCTCGATGCCGGCGAACGCATCGAGGCCCGGCTGCGGGTTCCCGGCGCCGACGACCTCATCGTGGCAGCCGAAAATGGTTCGGTGCGAATCGAACTCACCGAGCCTGACGGACCGGCCACGCTCGAAACGGACGCGGCGGCACGTGTCCTGCTGCTGTGGGGTCGCCGTCCCGCTGATCCGTCACGCATCTGCAGCAGCGTCGGCCCGGAAACGCTGGGCCGGGTGCGCCGGCTGCTCAGCGGTTACTGA
- the dapC gene encoding succinyldiaminopimelate transaminase, with amino-acid sequence MSATLPEFPWDTLTEARAVAEAHPDGIVDLSVGTPVDPVAPLIREALASASASPGYPTTAGTPTLRQSMVAALGRRYGVTKLSKAAVLPVIGTKELIAWLPTLLALGAADLVVVPELAYPTYEVGARLAGAPVLRADSLTQLGPQSPALVYLNSPSNPTGRVLGVDHLRKVVGWARERGALVVSDECYLGLGWDTEPVSLLHPLVCDGDHTGLLAAHSLSKSSSLAGYRAGFVAGDPVVIAELLAVRKHAGMMVPTPVQAAMVAALDDDAHEHEQRDRYARRRAALLPALRAAGFTVDHSEAGLYLWVTRGQPCRDTVDWLAQRGILTAPGEFYGPAGARHVRVALTATDERIAAAVDRLS; translated from the coding sequence GTGTCGGCGACGTTACCGGAATTCCCTTGGGACACCCTGACCGAAGCCCGGGCAGTCGCCGAAGCACACCCGGACGGGATCGTCGACCTCTCCGTCGGCACACCGGTCGACCCGGTCGCGCCGCTGATCCGTGAGGCGCTGGCATCCGCCAGCGCCTCACCTGGATATCCCACTACCGCAGGCACACCGACGCTGCGCCAGTCGATGGTGGCGGCATTGGGCCGCCGCTACGGCGTCACCAAACTCTCGAAGGCGGCCGTCCTGCCCGTCATCGGCACCAAGGAACTCATCGCCTGGCTGCCGACACTGCTGGCCCTGGGCGCCGCCGATCTGGTCGTCGTACCCGAACTGGCCTATCCGACCTACGAAGTCGGCGCACGGCTGGCCGGCGCACCGGTGCTGCGCGCCGACTCGCTGACGCAGCTGGGCCCGCAGTCCCCGGCACTGGTGTACCTGAACTCGCCGAGCAACCCTACCGGACGTGTCCTCGGCGTCGACCATCTGCGGAAGGTCGTCGGCTGGGCCCGCGAGCGCGGCGCGCTGGTGGTTTCCGACGAGTGCTACCTGGGCCTGGGCTGGGACACCGAGCCGGTGTCGCTGCTGCATCCGTTGGTGTGCGACGGCGACCACACCGGTTTGTTGGCGGCGCACTCGCTGTCGAAAAGCTCCTCGCTGGCCGGGTATCGAGCCGGATTCGTTGCCGGCGATCCGGTCGTGATCGCCGAACTACTGGCGGTGCGCAAGCACGCCGGGATGATGGTGCCGACCCCCGTGCAGGCCGCCATGGTCGCCGCCCTCGACGACGACGCACACGAACACGAACAGCGTGACCGCTACGCTCGGCGGCGGGCGGCGCTCCTGCCGGCGTTACGCGCCGCCGGGTTCACCGTCGACCATTCCGAAGCCGGGCTCTACCTGTGGGTCACCCGCGGCCAGCCGTGTCGCGACACCGTCGACTGGCTGGCGCAGCGCGGCATCCTGACCGCGCCCGGCGAGTTCTACGGCCCGGCCGGCGCCCGACATGTGCGGGTCGCGCTGACCGCCACCGACGAGCGGATCGCCGCAGCGGTCGACCGGCTTAGCTAG
- a CDS encoding YbhB/YbcL family Raf kinase inhibitor-like protein, whose amino-acid sequence MRLASATIALLLFALPACGGGKVNPQSPRPTTSAAATSMTTAPPAGSAKFTVTSSAFGDNTPIPAEYSCKGRNVPPPLRWQNVPPGTESLAVVVDDPDAPSGLYIHWVVTGIPPSTTAIGEGPLPQGSSVSLNSSGKAEYFGPCPPAGTGVHHYRFQLYALNNPLTLAPSTPAPQATQKIAQAAIADARTVGLFGG is encoded by the coding sequence ATGAGACTGGCATCGGCCACTATTGCGCTGCTGCTTTTTGCGCTGCCCGCATGTGGTGGGGGCAAGGTGAATCCGCAATCTCCTCGGCCGACCACTTCCGCAGCCGCGACGAGCATGACAACGGCACCGCCGGCCGGGTCGGCCAAATTCACCGTCACCAGTTCCGCGTTCGGCGACAACACACCGATCCCGGCCGAGTACTCCTGCAAGGGTCGCAATGTCCCCCCGCCGCTTCGCTGGCAAAACGTCCCGCCCGGCACCGAGTCGCTGGCGGTGGTGGTCGACGACCCCGACGCGCCCTCCGGCCTATACATCCACTGGGTGGTCACCGGCATCCCGCCCTCGACCACCGCAATCGGGGAAGGCCCGCTACCCCAGGGATCGAGCGTCAGCCTGAACTCGTCCGGAAAGGCGGAGTACTTCGGCCCGTGCCCGCCGGCCGGCACGGGAGTGCACCACTACCGCTTCCAGCTGTACGCCTTGAACAACCCGTTGACGCTGGCGCCCTCCACACCTGCGCCGCAAGCCACCCAGAAGATCGCCCAGGCGGCCATCGCGGACGCCCGCACGGTCGGCCTGTTCGGCGGCTGA